The Urocitellus parryii isolate mUroPar1 chromosome 6, mUroPar1.hap1, whole genome shotgun sequence genome includes a window with the following:
- the Flrt3 gene encoding leucine-rich repeat transmembrane protein FLRT3 — translation MISPAWSLFLIGTKIGLFLQVAPLSVMAKSCPSVCRCDAGFIYCNDRFLTSIPTGIPEDATTLYLQNNQINNAGIPSDLKNLLKVERIYLYHNSLDEFPTNLPKYVKELHLQENNIRTITYDSLSKIPYLEELHLDDNSVSAVSIEEGAFRDSNYLRLLFLSRNHLSTIPWGLPRTIEELRLDDNRISTISSPSLQGLTSLKRLVLDGNLLNNHGLGDKVFFNLVNLTELSLVRNSLTAAPVNLPGTNLRRLYLQDNHINRVPPNAFSYLRQLYRLDMSNNNLSNLPQGIFDDLDNITQLILRNNPWYCGCKMKWVRDWLQSLPVKVNVRGLMCQAPEKVRGMAIKDLNAELFDCKDSGIVSTIQITTAVPNTVYPAQGQWPAPVTKQPDIKNPKITKDQRTTGSPSRKTIIITVKSVTSDTIHISWKLALPMTALRLSWLKLGHSPAFGSITETIVTGERSEYLVTALEPDSPYRVCMVPMETSNLYLFDETPVCIETETAPLRMYNPTTTLNREQEKEPYKNPNLPLAAIIGGAVALVTIALLALVCWYVHRNGSLFSRNCAYSKGRRRKDDYAEAGTKKDNSILEIRETSFQMLPISNEPISKEEFVIHTIFPPNGMNLYKNNHSESSSNRSYRDSGIPDSDHSHS, via the coding sequence ATGATCAGCCCAGCCTGGAGCCTCTTCCTCATTGGGACTAAAATTGGGCTGTTTCTTCAAGTGGCACCTCTATCAGTCATGGCTAAATCCTGTCCATCTGTGTGCCGTTGTGATGCGGGTTTCATTTACTGCAATGATCGTTTTCTGACATCCATTCCAACAGGAATACCAGAGGATGCTACAACTCTCTACCTTCAgaacaaccaaataaataatgCTGGGATTCCttcagatttgaaaaacttgctgAAAGTAGAAAGAATATACCTATACCACAACAGTTTAGATGAATTTCCTACCAACCTCCCAAAGTATGTAAAAGAGTTACATTTGCAAGAAAATAACATAAGAACCATCACTTATGATTCACTTTCAAAAATTCCATATCTGGAAGAACTGCATTTAGATGATAACTCTGTCTCTGCTGTTAGCATTGAAGAGGGTGCATTCCGAGACAGTAACTATCTCCGACTGCTTTTCCTATCCCGCAATCACCTTAGCACAATTCCCTGGGGTTTGCCCAGGACTATAGAGGAACTTCGCTTGGATGATAACCGCATATCCACTATTTCATCACCATCTCTTCAAGGTCTCACTAGCCTGAAACGTCTGGTGTTAGATGGAAATCTGTTGAACAACCATGGTTTAGGTGACAAAGTTTTCTTCAACCTAGTTAACTTAACAGAACTGTCACTGGTACGGAATTCCTTGACTGCTGCACCAGTAAACCTTCCAGGCACAAACCTGCGGAGGCTTTACCTTCAAGATAACCACATCAACCGGGTGCccccaaatgctttttcttaccTAAGGCAGCTGTACCGACTTGATATGTCCAACAATAACCTAAGTAATTTACCTCAGGGTATCTTTGATGATTTGGACAATATAACCCAATTGATTCTTCGCAACAATCCCTGGTATTGTGGGTGCAAGATGAAATGGGTACGTGACTGGTTACAGTCACTACCTGTGAAGGTCAATGTGCGTGGGCTCATGTGCCAAGCTCCCGAGAAAGTTCGTGGAATGGCTATCAAGGACCTCAATGCAGAACTGTTTGATTGTAAAGACAGTGGGATTGTAAGCACGATTCAGATAACCACTGCAGTACCCAACACAGTGTATCCTGCTCAAGGACAGTGGCCAGCTCCAGTGACCAAACAACCGGATATTAAGAACCCCAAGATCACTAAGGATCAGCGAACTACAGGGAGTCCCTCAAGAAAAACTATTATAATTACTGTGAAATCTGTCACCTCTGACACAATTCATATCTCCTGGAAACTTGCTCTACCTATGACTGCTTTAAGACTCAGCTGGCTTAAGCTGGGCCATAGCCCAGCATTTGGATCTATAACAGAAACAATCGTAACAGGGGAACGCAGTGAATACTTGGTAACAGCCCTGGAGCCTGACTCACCCTATAGAGTATGCATGGTTCCCATGGAAACCAGTAACCTCTACTTATTTGATGAAACTCCTGTTTGTATTGAGACTGAAACTGCACCCCTTCGAATGTACAATCCTACAACCACACTCAatagagagcaagagaaagaaccTTACAAAAACCCCAATTTACCTTTGGCTGCCATCATTGGTGGGGCTGTGGCCCTGGTGACAATTGCCCTTCTTGCTCTAGTATGTTGGTATGTTCATAGAAATGGGTCACTCTTCTCAAGGAACTGTGCTTACAGcaaagggaggagaagaaaggatgACTATGCAGAAGCTGGCACTAAGAAAGACAACTCTATCCTGGAAATCAGGGAGACTTCTTTTCAGATGTTACCAATAAGCAATGAACCCATTTCAAAGGAGGAGTTTGTAATACACACCATATTTCCTCCTAATGGAATGAATCTGTACAAAAACAATCACAGTGAAAGCAGTAGTAACCGAAGCTATAGAGACAGTGGTATTCCAGACTCAGATCACTCACACTCATGA